Proteins co-encoded in one Cytophaga hutchinsonii ATCC 33406 genomic window:
- the gldK gene encoding gliding motility lipoprotein GldK, giving the protein MNKVSVIGKRFAIIASLAGLFLAQSCGKGPADGGGDLVGVAGRESWVQTVPYGMVVCPSGTFHMGQADEDVPATQINLNKQVTIGGFYMDETEITNNEYRQFMNVMLEDSVATLGEEYIMTELYPDTTVWVRDFSHHMGDPMMEYYYAHPAFDEYPVVGVDWWAAKYFCEWRTQHMNNWRAENGLWQMPRFRLPSEAEWEYAARGGRDMAKYPWGNPYIRNSKGCMLANFKPGRGNYYDDGFMYTSPVASYFSNDFGLYDMAGNISEWCEDAYYDAAVPIVWDLNPTYYNDDEVRKIIRGGSWKDIAYYLETGTRTFEYQDTSKSYIGFRTVMTYLGRSSGYEF; this is encoded by the coding sequence ATGAATAAAGTCAGTGTTATCGGAAAGCGCTTTGCGATCATTGCATCCTTAGCGGGTCTGTTTTTGGCTCAAAGTTGCGGTAAAGGTCCTGCAGACGGTGGTGGGGATCTTGTAGGCGTTGCTGGCCGAGAATCATGGGTTCAAACAGTACCTTATGGTATGGTTGTTTGTCCATCAGGAACTTTTCACATGGGTCAGGCAGATGAAGATGTACCTGCAACTCAAATCAATTTGAACAAACAAGTAACTATAGGTGGATTCTATATGGATGAAACTGAAATTACAAATAATGAATACCGTCAGTTTATGAACGTTATGCTTGAGGATTCAGTAGCTACATTAGGCGAAGAATACATCATGACGGAGTTATATCCGGATACTACTGTTTGGGTTAGAGATTTCTCTCACCACATGGGCGATCCAATGATGGAATACTATTATGCACACCCTGCATTTGATGAGTATCCGGTTGTTGGTGTTGACTGGTGGGCTGCTAAATACTTCTGTGAATGGAGAACGCAGCATATGAATAACTGGAGAGCTGAAAACGGTTTATGGCAAATGCCACGTTTCAGATTACCATCAGAAGCAGAATGGGAATATGCAGCTCGTGGTGGTCGTGATATGGCAAAATATCCTTGGGGTAACCCATACATCCGTAACTCAAAAGGTTGTATGTTAGCGAACTTTAAACCAGGCAGAGGTAACTATTATGATGATGGTTTCATGTATACATCTCCGGTAGCATCCTATTTTTCGAATGATTTTGGATTATATGATATGGCTGGTAATATTTCAGAATGGTGTGAAGATGCTTATTATGATGCTGCAGTACCAATTGTTTGGGATTTGAACCCTACTTACTATAATGATGATGAAGTAAGAAAAATAATCCGTGGCGGATCTTGGAAAGATATTGCATACTATCTTGAAACTGGTACAAGAACTTTTGAATACCAGGATACGAGCAAGTCTTACATTGGTTTCAGAACAGTTATGACTTATTTAGGCCGCTCTTCTGGATATGAATTCTAA
- the gldL gene encoding gliding motility protein GldL produces the protein MSKKGENLLEDVIMPKVYGLGAAVVIIGALFKIMHWPFAGPMLVVGLGTEAVIFAISAFQKPHKDPEWSRVYPQLAEDFDGDDDEPATATGTVQKLDEMMASANINQSVIGRLGQGLNSLSENVSKMSDLSDATVASSEYTSAIKGATGSLNKMNDAYSKTAEAMSGMASATVDAQGYHEQVQKITKNLGALNAVYEMELSDANNHLRAMNKFYANLSSAMENMADASRDTQSFKEELGKLSKNLTSLNGVYGNMLTAMRG, from the coding sequence ATGAGCAAGAAAGGCGAAAATTTATTAGAAGACGTGATCATGCCAAAAGTGTATGGTCTAGGTGCTGCTGTTGTTATTATCGGTGCGTTATTTAAGATCATGCACTGGCCATTCGCAGGTCCGATGTTGGTTGTTGGTTTGGGAACTGAAGCAGTTATTTTTGCTATCTCAGCATTCCAAAAGCCTCACAAAGATCCAGAATGGTCAAGAGTATACCCACAATTAGCAGAAGATTTTGACGGTGATGACGATGAGCCTGCAACTGCTACTGGTACAGTACAAAAATTAGACGAAATGATGGCTTCTGCGAACATTAACCAATCTGTTATTGGTCGTTTAGGTCAAGGTTTAAATAGCTTAAGTGAAAACGTTTCTAAAATGTCTGATTTGTCAGATGCAACAGTTGCGTCTTCTGAATATACTTCTGCAATCAAAGGTGCTACAGGTTCATTAAACAAAATGAACGATGCATATTCTAAAACTGCTGAAGCAATGTCAGGAATGGCTTCTGCTACAGTTGATGCACAAGGATACCATGAGCAAGTTCAAAAAATCACTAAAAACTTAGGTGCATTGAACGCTGTTTATGAAATGGAATTATCTGATGCTAACAACCACTTGCGTGCAATGAATAAGTTCTATGCTAACTTATCTTCTGCTATGGAAAATATGGCTGATGCATCTCGTGATACTCAATCATTCAAAGAAGAATTAGGCAAATTGTCTAAAAACTTAACTTCATTGAATGGCGTTTACGGCAACATGTTAACAGCAATGAGAGGTTAA